A genomic window from Lotus japonicus ecotype B-129 chromosome 1, LjGifu_v1.2 includes:
- the LOC130734310 gene encoding uncharacterized protein LOC130734310 — protein sequence MGGEEKHLEDCSVSNALGTWVFSVAGALLAIPVGIKRKSLAPLVFFGTTGTMLDIIMGISQCEREHAERQMALLEAQNSATETSLAETDESTP from the exons ATGGGAGGTGAAGAGAAGCATCTTGAAGACTGCTCTGTTTCCAA TGCATTGGGCACTTGGGTGTTCTCTGTGGCAGGAGCTTTGTTGGCAATTCCAGTGGGGATAAAGCGCAAATCTCTGGCACCCCTTGTATTTTTTGGCACCACTGGTACTATGCTTGATATTATTATGGGAATTAGTCAGTGCGAAAGGGAACACGCAGAGCGCCAAATGGCTTTACTTGAAGCCCAAAATTCTGCAACTGAAACTTCTTTGGCGGAGACAGATGAATCCACACCATAA
- the LOC130731653 gene encoding uncharacterized protein LOC130731653 — MASAFGWYGPLIDLRKASNHISDFVQLLVFVHRCFPVQCKSSKRGAEFTRTDIQVGDETTPYFGVSIWQRDMGSAVAAGDVVLLQNFKIAKYGDVVEARTVQWSSLLCLVRSYQLLASEDVEELTTGCHIGTTTKDKLRRVVKWVRQSRSSICNIKLHSDQQREYLPKNWAVLEERKPKDCCSLMEVSQLTTLCKTIVCASIGEIVPLFNAMTLGDTVKEKIFLSRIVNKSEGNNLVEDLLCSGCQLCGSPLDSKFEQNAIPLICSKSSSRHHAICSIYRPFMLYVWDESDYMPVLVKNSAAEILFGNIKAEKVYSSHREQLLNQNPGPRNKCRDNDADARLANEPRLSGASALNVGKSLQSEEKHDPVKKFNFYHVWLIFLKMLLKQGRNSPLKFEINVDPTLNIENGKFEMISATMPCFGTK; from the exons ATGGCTTCTGCATTTGGATGGTACGGTCCTCTCATAGATCTCCGCAAAGCTTCCAATCACATCAGCGATTTCGTTCAGCTTCTCGTCTTCGTTCATCGCTGCTTCCCCGTTCag TGCAAATCATCGAAACGCGGAGCGGAGTTCACCCGAACCGACATCCAAGTCGGCGATGAAACCACGCCGTATTTTGGAGTCTCCATTTGGCAGCGGGACATGGGGTCCGCCGTGGCCGCCGGCGATGTTGTGCTGTTACAGA ATTTCAAGATTGCTAAATATGGTGATGTTGTTGAGGCTAGAACTGTTCAGTGGTCTTCGCTTCTTTGCTTGGTTCGCTCTTACCAGTTACTTGCCTCAGAGG ATGTTGAAGAGTTGACAACGGGTTGCCATATTGGGACAACAACAAAGGACAAGCTTAGGAGGGTCGTAAAGTGGGTGCGACAGTCTCGGTCCTCCATCTGCAACATCAAGTTGCATTCTGATCAA CAAAGAGAGTATCTGCCTAAAAACTGGGCAGTGCTTGAAGAGAGAAAGCCTAAGGACTGCTGTTCACTCATGGAGGTCTCTCAGCTAACAACATTGTGCAAGACTATAGTCTGTGCATCTATTGGTGAAATTGTTCCCCTATTTAACGCCATGACTCTCGGTGATACTGTGAAAGAGAAGATTTTCCTTAGCAGGATAGTTAACAAATCTGAGGGTAATAACTTGGTGGAAGATCTTTTATGCTCCGGCTGCCAGCTATGTGGCTCACCCTTAGATTCAAA ATTCGAGCAAAATGCTATTCCACTGATTTGTTCGAAAAGCTCAAGCCGCCATCATGCAATATGTTCTATATATAGGCCTTTCATG TTATATGTGTGGGACGAATCAGATTACATGCCAGTTCTTGTTAAGAACAGCGCTGCAGAGATCTTGTTTGGGAACATCAAGGCTGAAAAAGTCTATTCTAGTCACAGAGAACAATTGCTTAACCAAAATCCTGGTCCAAGAAATAAATGCAGGGATAACGATGCAGATGCAAGACTTGCTAATGAACCGAGACTTTCTGGGGCCAGTGCGTTAAACGTGGGTAAGAGCTTGCAATCGGAGGAAAAGCATGATCCTGTTAAAAAGTTCAACTTTTATCATGTATGGTTAATTTTTCTGAAAATGTTGCTGAAGCAAGGAAGGAACAGTCCTCTGAAATTTGAGATCAATGTTGATCCTACCTTAAATATtgaaaatggaaaatttgaAATGATTTCTGCAACGATGCCCTGCTTTGGAACTAAGTGA